The following is a genomic window from Anopheles aquasalis chromosome 3, idAnoAquaMG_Q_19, whole genome shotgun sequence.
GAACATGACAGTTTTATTCCATTTAATATGAATGTTTGCACATTTTGTTCATCCGCATACATTTTAAAATACATCGCTTTTGCCCTTGAATGTGAAAACAAATAACCATTTGATTGCGTCCCCGCGTCGTGAGCCTCCTCTTCATTTCTCCCCAACCGCCATACCCGTGTTTCGGAAACACCTTATTAACATTAATTTCCAAAAATGCGAACCGAAGTAAAGAGAAAAttccaaatatttttttttttctataataTGTAAATGCTTCAACAACAGTTTAACTGACGATTGATGAGTTTTGAACAGCTGATCGAACAGGGAGGACTGGTAATGCTCATGGGGGCTACTGCACCGCTAAACAATAGATTTaaacgatcgttcgttcaggAGCCCACCatgcgaacggaacggaaagacGGGAAGAAGAGTGAGAGTACGGGAGAGGTATGGTGGTACGATGAGCGGGGAGGAACGATTAAAAATATCTATAGTCTCTGTGTGTCGTCCTTAACGGCTAGGCTTTGCCAAGTCTTTTTCCTctggaatgttgtttgtgctgAGACGGTGGCCGGAGCTGATGTTGCCGACGGCCCACTAGTCGccctccttcccctcctcTGCCAAGGCTATTGTCGATCATCGagctgccggtgctgttgcttgtgGCGCCATTGGCATTAGTGGTCGCCACGGTAACGGCGGgcaatcatttctttttcttcgatttctccTGCTTCGCCTTCAGCTTTTCCTCGCGCTTTCGTTCCTTCTCGGTGAGCGACAGGTACAGCTTGTAGCCGAAGAATGCTGTAAAGAGGGGGAACAGACCGAAAACAGTCCATTAATTGAAATCGGTTCGGTAACCCACTCGCAACCGTCTGCAAATATTTGCATATTATCACTTCCTCATTCGGTTCGTCTATTCCCTGCAAGAACTCACTGAAAAGCAGCAacactagtagcagcaccatatATCCAGCCACGATTGACCAGGAGCTACCTCTGGAGAACAAGAATCCTACCAAGGGTAACGAGCTAAGCTGAGACGGCAATCCGCTAAGCTCCGATGTACCGGTCGAGCCAGTACCATCAGACGGTTgaatgattttccgctgtttcgAAAACTCGTTTAGATGGGAGAGCGTTTTGACAAACTTTCCCTTAAAATCGGCCGCAAATTTGCGCTTCTCTTCGTCGGACAGGTTGACAAACATGTCGGCAAGTGTTC
Proteins encoded in this region:
- the LOC126577062 gene encoding uncharacterized protein LOC126577062 isoform X1 produces the protein MSTVDEFRENPFEEALNSVALAELLQDDDKRSLAQQFQENLRTLADMFVNLSDEEKRKFAADFKGKFVKTLSHLNEFSKQRKIIQPSDGTGSTGTSELSGLPSQLSSLPLVGFLFSRGSSWSIVAGYMVLLLVLLLFTFFGYKLYLSLTEKERKREEKLKAKQEKSKKKK